A genomic stretch from Marinobacter fonticola includes:
- a CDS encoding CYTH domain-containing protein: protein MAEELEIKLTLAPGSADKVLAWVADKGSEALSKKRLLNRYYDTPDQALNRHRAALRVRQAGTHYIQTLKTKGEFVEGAHRRNEWEWPLPGADLNLGLLADTPIGDRVNLAELEVVFETNFERQSLLLEDAGSTVEFALDQGKILAGGEALELAEVEFEMKSGDSSALIAWASALAGRVPTFLNLVSKAEQGYWLAGLGEPSPQVEGDDPVTSFLRALSVHWLTGTASESLQAALEKIKMLAIEAGLESQWQWAREQASTSPGHRWMFEPQLIQLQLGLLEA, encoded by the coding sequence ATGGCTGAAGAATTGGAAATCAAGCTGACCCTGGCGCCGGGCAGCGCCGACAAGGTTCTTGCCTGGGTCGCGGATAAAGGCTCGGAGGCGCTTTCTAAAAAACGGTTGCTGAATCGCTACTACGATACGCCAGACCAGGCGCTTAATCGGCACCGCGCAGCCTTGCGAGTCCGTCAGGCGGGCACCCATTATATTCAGACATTGAAAACCAAGGGTGAATTTGTCGAAGGCGCCCATCGCCGCAACGAGTGGGAATGGCCACTGCCGGGCGCTGACCTGAACCTTGGCCTGCTGGCGGATACGCCCATTGGCGACCGGGTGAATCTGGCTGAACTCGAGGTCGTGTTCGAGACCAATTTCGAGCGCCAAAGCCTGTTGCTGGAAGACGCCGGATCGACGGTAGAATTTGCGTTGGACCAGGGCAAGATTTTGGCGGGAGGCGAGGCGCTCGAACTCGCGGAAGTTGAGTTCGAGATGAAATCAGGCGACAGCAGTGCCTTGATAGCCTGGGCATCGGCGCTTGCCGGCCGTGTACCGACGTTCCTGAATCTGGTCAGCAAGGCCGAGCAGGGCTATTGGCTGGCCGGTTTAGGTGAGCCGTCGCCACAAGTCGAGGGCGACGACCCTGTTACATCGTTTCTGCGTGCGCTGAGTGTGCACTGGCTGACGGGCACGGCGAGTGAATCGCTGCAGGCTGCACTGGAAAAGATCAAGATGCTAGCCATCGAAGCGGGCCTGGAATCCCAGTGGCAGTGGGCGCGTGAGCAGGCATCGACCTCGCCGGGCCACCGCTGGATGTTCGAGCCTCAACTGATACAGCTCCAATTGGGGTTGCTAGAGGCATAG
- the dtd gene encoding D-aminoacyl-tRNA deacylase → MKALIQRVTQANVDVDGRSVGRINAGILLFLGVEHKDTQDSAFRLCQRVLNYRIFADGAGRMNLSLIDAGGSLLAVPQFTLAADTRKGQRPSFSAAAPPEQGRHLFDAFVNRAEQALGELRLATGQFGADMAVSLVNDGPVTFLLEA, encoded by the coding sequence TTGAAAGCGCTGATCCAGCGGGTTACTCAAGCCAACGTTGACGTCGACGGCCGCTCGGTCGGGCGGATCAATGCCGGTATCCTTCTATTTCTGGGTGTCGAACACAAAGACACCCAAGATAGCGCTTTTCGCCTTTGCCAGCGTGTCCTGAACTACCGCATTTTTGCCGACGGGGCTGGGCGTATGAATCTCAGTCTTATCGATGCAGGAGGCAGTCTCCTCGCCGTTCCCCAGTTCACCCTTGCCGCCGATACCCGAAAGGGCCAGCGTCCCAGCTTTTCCGCCGCCGCCCCTCCCGAGCAGGGCAGGCATTTATTCGATGCTTTTGTAAATCGGGCGGAGCAGGCTCTTGGTGAGCTGCGACTTGCGACGGGACAATTCGGGGCGGATATGGCGGTCAGTCTGGTCAACGATGGGCCGGTGACCTTTCTGCTGGAGGCTTGA
- a CDS encoding porin encodes MKKTLIASAVAAATFSGAALAQESNLPTVYGNIQYALAYDAIDNGPNSLEHFDNGTTLGVKHEHVIAPGFTGFFKLELEGINADDKSYEDGIDDLDEAYIGVKGDSFGQLWVGSDDSTYETAVDYIVNFYEVASLNIGGSYTTGEGDLIQYKTPSFGGLTFGGAVQINGDGDDQAGGDKSYPYQLSAMYEMNGLTLAVAMDSNDGNTGYSSGSADDFDSNENTYGVRAAYALDNLLVSAEYQTRKDAYDKAGVIGVYTLGANQVSLAYELRTNDYGDDDKTDTITLQALHNLSDHMYVYFEGYLGGGDDVYEYEDDQGNEAFSDERSVASVGAVYYF; translated from the coding sequence ATGAAAAAGACTCTGATCGCTTCGGCTGTAGCGGCGGCTACATTCTCCGGCGCTGCATTGGCGCAAGAATCCAACCTGCCGACCGTGTACGGTAACATTCAGTACGCGCTCGCCTACGATGCAATCGACAACGGCCCTAACAGCCTGGAGCATTTCGACAACGGCACTACCTTGGGCGTCAAGCACGAGCACGTGATCGCGCCGGGTTTCACGGGCTTCTTCAAGTTGGAGCTGGAAGGCATCAACGCTGACGATAAGTCGTACGAGGACGGCATCGACGACCTGGACGAAGCTTACATCGGTGTTAAGGGTGACAGCTTCGGTCAACTGTGGGTTGGTTCTGACGACTCAACTTACGAAACAGCCGTTGACTACATCGTTAACTTCTACGAAGTAGCCAGCCTGAACATCGGCGGTTCATACACCACTGGTGAAGGCGACCTGATCCAGTACAAGACCCCGTCTTTCGGTGGCCTGACCTTCGGCGGTGCCGTTCAGATCAACGGCGACGGCGACGACCAAGCGGGTGGTGACAAGTCGTACCCGTACCAGCTGTCTGCCATGTACGAAATGAACGGCCTGACCCTGGCGGTTGCCATGGACTCTAACGACGGCAACACTGGCTACTCCAGCGGCTCTGCAGACGATTTTGATAGCAACGAAAATACGTACGGTGTTCGTGCAGCTTACGCACTGGATAACCTGTTGGTGTCCGCTGAGTATCAGACTCGCAAAGATGCATACGACAAGGCCGGTGTTATTGGTGTTTACACCCTAGGTGCCAACCAAGTGTCACTGGCATATGAGCTTCGCACCAACGACTATGGTGACGATGACAAGACTGACACCATCACTCTGCAGGCTCTGCACAACCTGTCTGACCACATGTACGTCTACTTCGAAGGCTACCTGGGCGGCGGCGACGATGTCTACGAATACGAAGACGATCAGGGCAACGAAGCCTTCTCTGACGAGCGCTCTGTTGCTTCTGTCGGCGCGGTTTACTACTTCTGA